ttatatatgcaacGCGtacttaacaattttttataatttgtctttacttaatatttgaattaggtaattatgattaatatgtttattcataagtacttatatacaaGGGCGCCCATAGGAAAGTTTTCAAGGGGGggacaacattttaatttatcaatccaTTATAAATAGGAATGGCTATGAGATAAGAATTGGTTTACAATTTAACATCatacatatcaaaattatgaaataaaaatgatttaaccaATTAACCACGaaagtaattttttgaatttgtatttaattaataacataaattggtcacttaaaacattaattatatttttaaaatgttaatttacatataaaaattttaaatttctttttttaacaccaaatttatttattacttgttCTATATATTCATTCTTTTTATCATCAATTGTTTCCCTATGTAATGTATGCTTAAGGCTTAACATACATAATCCGTCAAATCTATCTTCACTCATTGTAGATCTAGTCTATGTCTTTACTCTTCGTAACGTTCATGATAATGTACtgaataattgttatacagtACATGTCGTAGGTTAATTATTATCCAtagaataaaaacgaaaaagcgtattgttatttataatagctgATAACCTGGTTTGCTACAGCCCATAGTAAATAAACCTATTTTTCATGAATTTATTAtggattttcatattttaaattaaatttttaaattttatctatctaaataaatagaatgtaatcacagtaaataattttccagGGGGATATGTAACTCCCTTGCCCCCCCCCACATGGGCGCCCTTGCTTATATACAAGTAtggattagttttttttaattttgtaaactattttggattatatttaaatacaagtatCAAATATGAAgacaatatatgataataatatatacaaagaaaatattatcataattccgATGAGCAATTTGAAATATGAAGTGGAGataagttttcaaaatacgCGTTATAATTTCCCAAAAAGGATTGtactaaaaaatgtgttaaatgtaGTAAACATAACTATAGAAATAAGAAATCAACGTagattacaaattcaaattatactaCAGTTAATGACTATACACTTAGTTTATTTGCTACATcaaacttccatgtaatttattttcaaaacataatataaataaatattaggtacctgTTTAAAATTGACACtacgaaatttaaataaaaaatattttatagaagatGTGTACTTACTGTGTACCTAGgtaatgtatagtattttcttaatctaatGATTGTAATgatgtattatgaataaaatttgatagCAGTAAACGTTGGAAACATTTGATACCTAATGAAGAAATTTGGGCTATCTCAGTGGTTCCCAACCCGATGGGGGGGGCGGGGGAATTCCCCTGTGGGGaataaaattacgaaaataattatgttattttacaatgtgtaaaattgaaatcactatatattagttttagaaaaaggtaagaaaaaaacagtatcaaattacttattaaatttacttatattatttatattttatattataatttttgtttttatattcaataactttttaaaataatgaaaataataaaagtaaatagttgtatattttataatatatagttattttgtatcatttatttgtaccgctcacaaaaaaaattgccTAAATTCTAGTTCAAGGAGAAAGAGGGGGATgagattttagtaaatttacaaGGAGGGCATAGAATGAAAAAGGTTGGGAACCATTGGGCTATCTGTTTGCtaaacaaatatcaataaaataaatgcttttAATCATAGAAAAACGCCATAATCCAGCGTTTGGTCTGTTGGTTTCAGTAAACAAAACCGTGGACGAATTTTGTCGgctaagatatatttttttaacttttatgtcTTTTACCACGAAcagctattttttattaatttaatattttcctatTACATACTCTAAGGTAtaatgtgttaaaataatattatttttctatgttttTACTTAATGGGTTATGCATATGGCATgtgaaatatatacttttattttacttttcatacatttaattattttattattatattttacatttaaaaaaattaattaattttctgcTGTtgcttatttatatcataaatacagAATCATATTGCTCTACAGAAAGTCAATAGCTACACATATTGCCTCaaacgataataaaattaataacaataatatataaaataaatatatgctaataaagtaattaataatttactcgtGTATCAAAAGTATtccattttgaatatttagttaaaatatatttttacttacatattttatacatagacACATAATGATAGAGCAATCTTACCTCGCAACATTAAGTTAAGTTTTagaattatgtttatgtattatgtgtatactgtatagtaacAATGAtgtaatgaaacaaaaatatataataatatattatttattttttattattattatattaaaaaaaatatatttattttaccttttgGTGTCCATACAATAAAGTAACAAAATTTTCTATTAGTTATATGGAGTTGGCCTTgtacttgataataatattatatatatatatgtgtgttttctttaaaattaaattatctgatTGTACTTCCatgaactttaattttttttcattataagcATCTTTAGGCGTTAAGTCTTTTATGGACATTTGCCAATTACGGAGTGATGATACATGGcctttatgatttttttttcgggataatctaatttttttctttttaattttataaatattgttatccatttttttaaccaaatacactatttaaaatatttgttagataaaaaaacagtaaacAATGTTATGGCTGAATGCATACTGCACATACTGCAGTTGTATACTAAGTTGTACACAGTCACacagatattattttgtactttactataatcaatgtaattattgtttatacactAGACgtcacaatataaaattgttattaatattatttatggaaaTGGCTTTTATACACCTtccatataaaattgaatttgaattttgtattaaattcaaaacatttttcagaAGTTAAATCGCATCATTAGATCCATCAGTATGTTTGACAAAAGATTGGTATATTTTGGTTGAAATAATAGATGTTTGCAATCCCCTTAATGAATTACATAGTAATAGAATATTGCAATAGTTGTACTCGTCagtcataaaattttaaattcaaaataatatattcggtGTATTGTTTGTCGATACAGTTGATTATCATAATTGTTGTAGTAACCCCATACAAAAACAGTTTATCATTTGTTCCTATCAAAACCTATAACAGgttattgtaaacaatttacaaattcatcaCATTTTTAGTGATTGATTCGGTAAatctcataatttaaattggatGTACgtagtacttatattttgtttgaatggTTAACAGATGAcagtctaaataattttttgacgaaGTAGAAAATTGACTTATTGCCAatctatgttaataatttaaattgggtTTGAAAaggtatttttacaattttgaaaaatcttaaattcaataaatattcaatgatattatgatattacttacgaatatattattcttagcaagatcagatttttatttactaaaatttctttctttatttgtttttttcacacatacattgataaaaataattcaaacaaaaacaatcatgcatatactatatatttataaaaccatttaggttcatataataaatactacaaaacaaaattaaaataaacattactaataaaggaaaaaaattgcatttatacTTGCAAAACAcaaacagttattttattattattattagttttgggaaactaaatacacaattttaaagcaaaataattaaaatataaatatagtatttttctttacgaattttctcaaaatatacttttattttattatattatttatgcaaagTTAGctttttatgagcattttaaataaaaaatattgtcgatATTTCTTATCCCTATCAACTGCCAACAAACAAACTCAACaagcatttttttaacaaatctcaTGATTAGAGCACAAATTTCTAtgtaattgcatattttttccttatcatatttttgtatttttgtcagTTAACTTTAAGAATCACTCCTACAAGAAGTATATACTCCAGTCTTATATCATTTTAGTgtagtttaataaatcaatgataGTAATATGATGCTAAACCGTATCATCTATTAATTGAATAGGGAACTAGACATAAAAAAAGGACAGCAAAAGTTGACTGTTTAGGCCATCAAGGTCTAGGTTATCagtatttaataagatttacACACATTAATATGGTAAGTaatttgaaactaaaaaaaaatatgtatacgcaAAATTACTCTATATGTCACTACTCTGcttaattttaaaccattaaatCACTATTAATTGTAAcgcaaaactaataatatgaataatatgttacatttatattgtatgtatacaataatatacatggcatataattgttaaataatgtattttataaacagatttttAGGAATTCATGACTAgagcttaaaagttaaaatagacAAAATCAGCACagaaaacatttcaaatatacgagaaaaaattattaaccatgcaatttctataatttcaaAGCCCTATTTATGACTAACACAGCagcacattttaaatatgatattgaaagcatttaaaaattataatttagtgcaatcaaaaaatgttaatactttGGGGATTTAATCCCCTCTAATTTCTACTAAAATAGACCAATCATATGCCAATGGTACAGACTATTCTAGTCATTGGATAaaacttctaaaaatatatttaaattcattatgaagtttatttgaaaaaaaaaaacctttcaaagttagatttttaaatattaagaattttaaaattttaataatattgaatactttatacttttttgtgtaaaattcaaatgttttcagaaattatacatgataaataagttaataagttaGTTATTACAATTGGCAAAAGATTgatacatttaacaaaaaaaaaaaaaattaatattcgtgTTGTGCATTATTAACATATGCATGCATATTCCATATACAGGAGTGCTTTGCTATTTGttttacatacattaatagtaaattactaCACACAAATTTACATGTCTAGCAtacataaactttaaaaattacctGTAATTATAAAAGGTTAGTATCAAAACTTCTTAACGCTAAACAGAAATAAATatgacatatataaatatataattatactacattAGAGGTTCcccatatttatacataaaatatatctgttttcttatttttgaaaattcgtaatttttgtattaatagcTTAAACTTGTTATAAGtaaggaaaatataaataggtacatattaaaataatattattacagccATTTATTACAGTGTTTCCTAAACTATTGTTTGAACTGGCCCGGTAATTAGTACTTTTCCCCCTAGTAACccaccaatatattttatatttatcattgtgCGAAAAAAggcaaaataaaacacatttgaaTGTCCacatagaattttataataaaatttaatatgagaattttattaaattctgcaacccggtattatattattatattctcgtGGTTCGGTAGTGGGTCGCGACCCACTATTTGAGAAAcgctgatttattatattatctaatttgaCAGGACAAACTGTCGTACCATTTATAATTGCAtagtaatattctatttttcctACATAAAAAGTGATTTGTTCCGCAGGATTTTAGCATGACATTATGATTTCCCCATTACTTTGCATACTCAacggtttttatttacatgaactccaattaaaatgataattataccttattaattactaaattaccaaattgtattaaaaataaaaattatggggCATTTTcggctttttttaaaatatatacattagtatATTGAATTGtcgaaattcaaaaatttttcaaaatgggTTGTACCGTGAAAAGATTGGGAACCTCTGCTATATTTGTtactaaatgatttaattaggAACTACTGTCTGTAGATGACCCATAATAATTCCGTGCTCTGCTGAATCTGGATTTGTCTGCTTTTTTATtgagatttttcttttttacattacttaaactaaaatataaattaaaaaaaatattttaataaattaaaatatatatatgtataatataagtaagcaATACCCTTCCAATaatatttgcaatttttttggaGTGAGAAATGGAAAACgatgtttttttgaaattaaatcgttcttaatatattttatgtatctcTGTCTCATTGATTGCCATGACCGATATTTACATACctgaaatatagaaaaatatgactttttacaaacataatttttgttagtgCAATTGTCACTatactattacaattaaaataattaatggaaTCAAATTGAATTTAGATTTACAATGGAAAATTTGTGGAGttgattaaatagtttttcgaataattaacactaaagtaataactttaaatacatttcagcAACCTACGTTATCATATTCCATACGTCGCCACATTGATACCGCATTGACATTGAAagcatatttgtttttgataatgtatttaacaatacTGACATCTTCTTTATGAGAATAGGGTATTTTTGTgctgcaaaaaaataaattgaccattattaaaacatttttataacttaagtaGTTATGTTTGatgacaaatatattatgcatatttacaTTCTTGAAAATGAATCACTTATTGAAGTAGTAGCCATATGGAAATTGATAGTAGACATATCAGAATCCTCATCAgagctaaaataaaaaattgtttaagtcAATAATTGCAagtaagattaaaaaataaaataaaatgtaaattattgatataatatatactaatgaaaatttttttattgatttattttttattttcgacaaatgtatttaaatatacttatatttcagtacgtttcatattattgagaagtaatttaatatgtacctaccacaataaaaatagtgatAAAATGACAGTATTTGTCTGTCacaagatataaaaaattgcattacCTCACTAAGTGTAATCTACAtactatttagtttataaagttTGCTTTTTGGCTTTTGCTATATAGATATCcaaattaaaatccatattttgtaaattgttatcaatattgtataattaagtaaaattcaaaaaatatggtTCCATTTCCCAAAATGGATAATAATCAACAAATGTATGTTttagaataaaacataaattataattattatgtactattgtactaacaataaagtttaaatacaaaaataacaattcataTCTCATGACTTAAGaataaagattattaaaaaatttggttttggttttataattactttttttgattttctgaaACTGAGTTTAAATCATACcatgatttattttgatgCAGCCAacaatcaaatatttgatctttagtataattttcattacttgtgtttttaattctgtaacataaaaataaatattaatatttgatgataatCATACATAGTATGTACTAatctatttacaaaaattattatttatcattttaattatgtgcAAATTCTACTATGAACTTGTATATTACACACTTTTCATTGCACTTGCAATCAAGAACTCTGGATAAGATATAACACTCAtgacaattataaatcaaaagaaACTGTGCATCaatgaataaacaaaattattctgAATAGCCatcttagattatattatctttcaaaaacctactataagaaaaaaaaattaatcaatttaaatatttataatatttaaaataattagaaaaagtaTCTActgatagaataatataaaaaattaagatttttttgcATGGTATACTAACCAGttgatattttcaacaatgtaaaaaatgcatccattattttaataaaatttttgttcaaaatgaattaattaattatttatccatTCTATAGTGTTTTTTGAGAGACCAATAAATTAGCTTTAAAATTAGTAGTATTTTAAGGCTCTGTCCAGAAATTTAAACATCTTatctaactattaaaatatatttcaagttaAGATAATATGCTTGAGTATATTCCTATATTATTAGGAATATGCAATTAATGGtgatatatttgattattcttTTAATGAAAGTAaactatgattattaaaaaaaaaaacaaagtaaaaataacagCAATActcacaaatattttgttgggTCAGGAAAGtctttgaatttaaaacaatcttcaatatatttaatatcaaacgcTGGGATCTTTGGATGAAAATAAACAGTATTTCCTGGTACTGCGAAAACCATTGAATGATCATTTGGTGTATCTAATACATTTGCAAAAGACttctgttaaaataaaagttaatagaataacataaatataaatttttaacattagtttttataaatataacctacttaaaaaaatattatttgagtaaCGAGCAATATTAAGAACTCAGTGCAGATTAAATTAGAgattacactataatattatttaaaaagcaaaaactaaaaaggtattttaccattattatattaatacctaaagtcttacctaattaaataaatttgtataataaaatgtataagatagGTACACATAATCAGCGATGCAaggtaagaaatatttaaattttaaaactcgaCATATGCATTTACCTTATGGTTATGACATTGAAACAACCAGCATTGTTCATTACTccgtaacatatatttataaatacaacatacTTACGGTTAAAAGGTTCAagtaaaatttttcttttgtatCGCTGTCGAGCACAATCTCCAAACTTTTTCGAtcgatattttgaaaataaaataaatcttcagCCAAATCTAAATCCATTTTGGACGATAGTACTAAATGCTTTCGTCTCATACTAAAAACTAAACTTTAGTAAACTACTtcgtcattattttttaccatgATAAAAAACAAGATATGGCAATATAATGATACGCATAAAACCGTAAGTCCGTAAGTAACCAGTTTTCCGCTTATCATGAGTTAAGTCATATATTGTTTGAAGAGGCAACGGGATAACTGGGTACAATGATATGCGCAAGACGGGACgatagaattaattttattaccatCATACCATGGTTATAACCATTTACCTAACCTCACTTTGATTATAGATAGGACCCTTGATAGCTAGCTGGACTATCGACTACAAAGTACAAAGACAAAGATTAACGACGTCAATACTCAATAGAGTTAGTTGTTCCCaccaaaaataatgaaatttccatccacaaaaattaaagaagTCATCGCCCATCATggacaaaaattatttcttagatCTTGATTCGTGGTACTAATCcaaaaaaatgatgaataaTGGCATAGACAAAGAAAGAATGGGTAATGGTTTAAGAGGTCATCGCACACGCATGTGTTGTGTTTTCGTTTTACACACGTACGgcatagtaaattttaatccACAAGTTTCAATAACATGCTTTTagtttaacctaacctaacatattatcaaacttatagATAAAACATTATCTTTATTCATCTTTATTTCATCTTCTATATCATTATTTCTTTAGGTTTTtacggtattttattttttaagtgaatttattatgagcattttcaaatatttatatttttcatacttataACCGCAATATACCGTCATTTTTCTTATCAGTATCAGTGTTATCATTAACATGATTTGTGATTAACGGTCATGATTGTTTGAAACTGCACTGAACTACTGCAACTAGTGTATGTTACCGCAGACTCCCGCCATTCGCATAGATATGATAATAGTGTATGACAAAAACATcgaatcttttttatttttttcgaaatttgcTTTGTCGggtattaagaaaaatttaattttgatttttaatttatttttatttatacgtatagttttgtatt
This genomic stretch from Rhopalosiphum maidis isolate BTI-1 chromosome 3, ASM367621v3, whole genome shotgun sequence harbors:
- the LOC113557954 gene encoding uncharacterized protein LOC113557954 isoform X2 codes for the protein MKSFANVLDTPNDHSMVFAVPGNTVYFHPKIPAFDIKYIEDCFKFKDFPDPTKYLIKNTSNENYTKDQIFDCWLHQNKSWYDLNSVSENQKNSDEDSDMSTINFHMATTSISDSFSRITKIPYSHKEDVSIVKYIIKNKYAFNVNAVSMWRRMEYDNVCKYRSWQSMRQRYIKYIKNDLISKKHRFPFLTPKKLQILLEGLSNVKKKNLNKKADKSRFSRARNYYGSSTDSSS
- the LOC113557954 gene encoding uncharacterized protein LOC113557954 isoform X1, yielding MANGVRTTLWHYIRILLNDTPNDHSMVFAVPGNTVYFHPKIPAFDIKYIEDCFKFKDFPDPTKYLIKNTSNENYTKDQIFDCWLHQNKSWYDLNSVSENQKNSDEDSDMSTINFHMATTSISDSFSRITKIPYSHKEDVSIVKYIIKNKYAFNVNAVSMWRRMEYDNVCKYRSWQSMRQRYIKYIKNDLISKKHRFPFLTPKKLQILLEGLSNVKKKNLNKKADKSRFSRARNYYGSSTDSSS